The genomic interval CGGGGCGATTTTAGCCGGGTTCTCCGGACTTCGGAGCGAATTTGGTCCTTGATTTGTTCAAGCGGATGCCTCATTTGGTGGATTTTGTTCGGAGCTTTAAGCATAACTACGTAGCAGTGTAGCACTACTTTGATCTGTGTACAATTTGAGTTATCTGATCGAGACACAACGTTTCAGACGCAATTAAATCGTTTGATGCTCTGCCTTATGGAAAGTGCAAATATATCTTATGTTTGTTTGAGAAATGTTGCTTTATTGTCTTAAAGCAAGCAAGTTTTGTAATAGAGGTGGATACAACCTTTAATTTTATCCATGTCATTTTCTCATTAATTAAGATGCAACatgcataatatatataatacacaaACTTCAATACTATGTAAATTATCCCCAGGTCCAACTAACGTCTTGAAAACTTATAGGCTGATGCTTAGGGTGGATTCAGAAGCCAACTCAACAGATTTGAAGCTACTGCATGAGGGGCTAATAAATAAGTTTGCATGCTTCAATTTCTTGTGGTAAATACTTAATCTTGTTGTAGAATTTTGTGTTTCATGGGGAACTCACTTCGTTCTGGATTCCTGTCACCTTGCACAATTTTTACTAatccctctattttttaattgacgccgttgatttttggatCTACGTTAGATTCTTCgacttgttttaatttttttgtgcaaatatacaaaactataaatcatgcttaaaattactttagtaataaatcaaatcataacaaaacaatttataattatttaattttttttaataatacgaATGTTCAAATGtatatccaaaagtcaactgcgtcaattaaaaaaatggagggagtagtatttaAAGAAGGGATTGGGCCAATCAAATGGTTAAATTACATGTAGATTTTTAGTTTAGCTCTGAATAGAGTGAAACAATCATGGTTAAGTATTgaagtttgatttttctgaGAGCATTGATGTTTCAGTCAATGATATCATTGTgcctattatttattttacaagaAATATATCACAAATTTATCACGAGTAACCTTGTATACTTATCAGTCTCTAGAGAAACATCAACTCATCGGTGGAACAGACACATCTTGGTGCATTCATAAGTCAGCCATTTAGAGAAGACGATGTCAGCTTCAGAGTTCAGGATTCCTTACCAGCAAGTAAGAGAGAATATGCTTTCCTTATAGtttattccttttttataTCTTCTCCATGACCCGTTTGCATTTGGCTATTCCAGTGAATAGTTCACTATTCAACCACTTAAGTGAAGTTCAGTTGATTTTGAGTATATATTGAGATACTGGAATAGTGCAATTCACTTAAATGTAAAGAGAAAGGTGAAGGCCTCATTTTGTTGATCAGTGGGAGTCCCTGTTATATCTTTCATTACAGTTATATTGATGCTAGTTTAATACAATGTTTTAGCAGCCATCAGTTACTTCTTCTGTCATAAAGAGTGAATCTACTGAAGCACAAAATATACATTTCAAATTATTTAGCAGTCTTGATAATCCAAGTTATAAATACACTGTTGCTGTATAGCACCTCTCTTTGGCAAAATATTAGCTTTTTGTTTAAGACTTCTTTATGACATTATATTATACACTATGTGCATGCATAAAATACCTGGAATGTAAATGCTTTTCGTTGTTGCCAAAGTCAAGCTTCACAAGGTCTGCTACATCTCTTGATTTTGGAGGCCTTAGTATGAGTATTTACTCCATTTTGTTTCATACTTTTCATAGGTATCATCTTCACAGCCTGCTGAGAATGCAGGTCAGTACAAGGTCTGCCGATGTGGGGAAGGAGACCCAAACATTCAGAGTACAGACACATCTGAAACTGGTGACAGTTCGCCAACCAGTTGTCCTAATTGCCAGGTTTGTGAGATCTTCTTGCACTTGAAAGTTATGACATGCATTTAAAAATAACCTAGTGAATGACTTATTGTACACTACTTGGGCAAGTGATACTCTGCTTGACACATCACTAGTTTGCAGCAAAACTATCATATTGTCCATAGATACATAGGTTGCGTACTTGCCGCTTATTCATACTTGGTTAAATTTTCAGTGTTTTATATTCTTATCTACCATTTGTGCTTTGGTGAGCATATGAAAGAGATGAGAGGGGGATTCTTATTGTAAAGTTGCACTATTAGTTAGTTATGTTCAGTGGGAAAAAAGTACACGTGATTGCTTGTGTGCTTCATTCTCGCATGCACAACTCTGCCTGACCAATGTTAAGTACTCTTCTGATGCAGGTTCTTAAGAGCGGGCACTTACTGCTCTCATCTAAAGGTATGTTTTGTGGTAATATCTGTAATGTTGCATAAATTCTGCTTACTACGTACATTGTTACATCAGAACATATGTTAGTAGTTGAATGCTTCAATAATGTATCTATAGATATGAATATTGTCCATACAGTCAGCTAAATAGGGCCAATAAAACCTTGTCCTGCACATCAAATACACAAACCAATAGAGCAACTTTATCATTCTTGAGGaagtaccactgttttctatgtaaaatttggtacctcttggtaccttagatactagaaggtaccaaattttacataaaaaacagtggtacctcatggtacctcctcaaagatgagaaaaatgctcaAACCAATAACACACTATCCTGAAGTTCGCACGATTATGAAAATGTCTTAATAACAATAATACCAGCGGTCATGGATGTCTTGGTAGCATCGTAAATGGTAGTTTGCTTTTGTTCTGTGGTTATGCAGTAGTTTAGTTAGTAGATAGGGGATCAAGTAACTAAAATGGTGaattatatattacaaaattaataattgtttTCATTGGCACGTTAAATTGGATTAGACCATGATTCATTTTAGTCTCTCTTGTATTAAGTACAAAAATGTGAAACAATATATCATGTGTTTACTATCTGGATAACCTAGAGAACTTATAGTTTTGCCTCTTTAAAAGTCAGATGCTTGAAAAGTTTCAGTATAGTGCTACATAAACAATGTTCCTTGAAACGCCAAATTTCTGTTTTCTTCAGAATCATTTAACTGCACTAAGCCCCACAAGCCAAAAGAAGTGCTTTCTTATATTGAACTTATTTTGTTGAACTTCTATGCAGTTTGCATAGGTTGATCAGAATGTTTAGTTCCATCTTTTGCATGTGGAAAATAGAAGCTTGATTACCTAGTGACTCTTTTtctataaaagtatatatctataaatttaatacttttattgGAAGTTTATGTACTTGTATCTACAGTATTCTTCCTGTTTCACTAAAAGTGATAAGTAACAGGAATTGGTTGGACAACATGGAAAAAGCGCTGGTTTATTCTTACAAGGGCATCACTAGTGTTCTTCAGAAGTGATCCTGTAAGATATATTACAGTGGTTCTTTGTGTGCTTTGCCTTTTTTTACGTAATACTGTATTATAGCATTGCAACGAAGCATGCTCTAGGCTATGCATACTTTACATTGtaaattaaaacaatttaaGCAATACTAAACTGCTAGTTGACTGTTGTGATACACAGAGTGTTTTCTATTGCTTTGAACCTTTGACCTGTCTTTCTCTTAAGTCTTTTTCTTGTATTACATTTCTACTGATTGCATTTCTACCACTGGTGGTAGTCTTGTTTCTGTATTTAGGGTCTCTTTGATATAGATATACCCTATGTTTGGACatcataacatttttttagctcCTGACTAGCACAATAGTCATTTGGATCTTTGAGAACTAAATGTACAAATCAAATTATAGTTGTAGTATATTCAGGATAGGACAtgatttttaagataatatttATCCGTACCTGCTCAGCACTCCCCTGCAATAGTATCCTGGCTTGGTCATAATTTAAACACCTGTAACCTGCACTGATTGTGAAGGAAAATATTATGTGGACCTGAAGAAGTCGAATACCTATTCGTTTGCACTATTAGTTGGACATGAAAAGTGATAAAACTGCAGCCATGTTGAAGAGGACAAAACCGATTACAAGAACTACGAAagtatactttttttttgttcttaataATGTATGTTTCGGATTGTTGGTGACATATCATGATGATTGGTTTGCTAGTATGCAAACTTAAACGATTAGGGTATCAATGTATAACCATGATAACTCATCCCAATTTTCTGCTTTAATTTCAGAATGCACCTCCTAGAGGAAATGAACCAATTGTTACACTTGGTGGAATTGACTTAAATAACTCCGGAAGGTATATAttgagaaattaaattttgttgaaaaCCTAATTTCCTGTAATCTGACCATATAATCTTGAGCTATGGTTTCAGTGTCGTGGTCAAAGAAGACAGGAAACTTTTGACGGTGTTATTTCCCGATTCCCGTGATGGGCGTACATTCACTCTGAAGGTTTGTTGCACACCTGTcttaatttttaacatattaTTGTTGTCCTTTTCTAGCAGTACATACTGCTGCACATGAGTGACGATCATCACTGGCAGGCCAACTGTTTGATAGATATTAGTTCATGCAACAACAATGAGTTGCCCTATTCATGTTTGATATCAATATGCCTATAATACTTTTTTTCTGAGAATACGCCTATCGTACTTTAATGGAATGATTTTCACTGAGCAGGCAGAGACTACAGAAGAGCTCAACGAATGGAAAAGTGCGTTAGAGAATGCTCTGGCACATGCACCTGCTGCAGCGAATACTGTTGGCCAAAATCCAATTTTCAGCACTGACATCGCAGAGCCTACTGAAGCTCCATCTGAACAGCGTAAGTTACGATAAATTTCATCAGACGCTCACCATCTCAGTTGGGATCCTTACCTTCAACTTGAACAAGCAATCCTACCGTTTCCGTTGCAGCGGAGGATAAATCTGTTATTGGCAGACCTGCAGAGTTTTCCCTTGTAGATGCTGATGGTAGTCCAGCTTTCCTGGAGAAGGCCTTGAAGTTCATTGAAGATTATGGTGAGTCTTTTTTAACCATAATTAATCAGAAAATGGCCTTgacttatttgttttcatactATCCTGGTGAATATCAAATAACAATAAAGTAGAAGCATGATGTTTATCTAAAAACCTAAAAgcattgtatatatatttactaattGTGCAGTTTAGTGACGAGAAGGACATACTCTGTTTGCAGGTGTCAAGGTGGAAGGAATCCTCCGTCAGTCTGCTGATGTTGAAGAAGTCAAACGCAGAGTCCGAGACTATGAAAAGGGTGATTTCTTcgtcctcctcccttcccctcctcttcTATCTAACAATAACCTGATGAGTGCAACTctaatcaaaatataaacaactctaatcaaaatataaagtGTTTCTTTCATGAGGATATTTTTGTCACATGTAAGCCATTAATCATTGGTTAACATGTGATCCTTGAATTTTGTGCATCCTGTTCACATGATAAATATGTACCATTTAAATCACGATCTTGTAGGGAAAATCGAGTTCTCCCAAGAAGAGGATGCACATGTTATTGGTGACTGTATCAAGGTATTTATGTGGCAAGCGTTGAATATATTGTGGCAACATAGACTTGCCTCATTCTTTTTAGTAATGTATTTTCGGTTCTCCTTGCTACAGTATGTTCTTCGAGAGATGCCATCATCTCCTGTTCCCGCACCATGTTGCACTGCATTGGTTGGAGCTTACCGTAAGATTGAattgaaattttctttatCTATTACCTCAACcagttaatgttttttttgccgGAATGACTGAAGGAGGTCATTCAATGTATTAAGATAGGAAGAAAAGTTACAAGAAAAAGTTTTACATCGACAACTGGTTGTCGAGGAAGGATGTGTACAGAGTACACGCCCCGAACCATGTGCCAACCGTTCAAACACACACCACAGAAAGGAAAGCCAAACGCCGAACCGGCCATCGCTATGCAAGATTGATCGCCCCCGAGCTAACGACACCACTACGACACAAAGACTCTAAAACGATGCCCTTAGGAGGGTCGCGATGCCAAAAGACGTCGTCGTCATCCGTCCAAAGATTGGATAAGGTTTTCACCTAGAGCTCCTTGCCAAGAGAGGAGGGATGCCTCAACAGTGCCCTCAGGAGGGTTACTACGCCTAAAAGCGAAGTCACTGTTGGCCCAAAGAATTGGACTAAGCTTTCGCTTGGAACCCTCTACCACATGTCGCCCAAACCGAGACCACTAACTAAACATCGGCGACACATGGCTTTCGCCATACCCAACCGACGCCCCTCCATCGATCGGCTTCATCGAACCACCACCCCTGAGAGCTGGCCTAGGACCTCTCCGTTCCACCACCCGCCGGCCTCCTTGCCAGATCTGGCCGAAGGAGAACCCGGGATTGGATGGCATTTCTTCAGCAGCCTGGGCTTCCCCCCTGCAAGCCGCCGCCTCAACCCAACCTAGAAACTCCCCGTAGAGAAGGGGAGGAGCTCCAGAGAGGGTGAGGGTGCTGACCGATAATGAGGAAGACgacccaccgccgccagctcccTTCGCACAACCCTTTGGACGCCGGAGACGTTGTCGCTCTGGCTCCGGCGCGCTGTGTCGCGGAGGCCACAAgactccgccgccgtcagCTGCCCCCAACGGCTCCTCCTTCCCCGCCGCTGTCACTGCCTGCCCTCAggccctccaccgccggcgtGGCCACCGGCCATCGGCTCCTTccccgctgccggccgccAGCTCTGGCCCTAGCGCGCgcgctgcctccgccgccagcgccgcgcgctccctccgccgccggggccgcgCATCTTCCGCCTTCCATGTCGTCGAGCGCTCTGCGCTCCCCCTCTGGCCCACCGCCACCTCGTGCCTTCACCGTCGCCTCGCTActgctgccgccaccgccgcgcgccgttCGGCCCGCCGCTGTCGCGCGCAGCCTGGGTagagccccgccgccgccgtcatggcagccggcggccgctcgggcgacggcgaggcagggaGGGGAGATCggggggagggcggcggctagggtttcgcCCGAGCCGCCCAGGGAAGCGACGCGGGCGACAGATGCAATGAAGATGAAGTAGGGTGTTTACCTTGTGAACAATCAATGCCTCAACCAACCAGTTAATGTAGTGCTGCATTTAATTGATGTCTAAATATGTTTGCTAAGATCAGCTCAGAACATGCCCTTAACCTGAAATATGTTGATGTTCTTATAATTACAAACTGATAAAGACGTCTGATTGTACAGGAACCGACAAAACAAGAAGGCTTGATGCTATGAATAAAGTGATTTATGAAGTTTTTCCAGAACCGAACCGAGAACTATTGCAGAGGTATCTATCTTGGATGCTTTGTTTGAAATTCTTGTCAGTTAACACCCTCCATGAGTCCATATCATGTCTGAGGTTTTCATTTGTGACAAAACAGTCCAcatttcttataattttttaattattttatattatgagttagctttagattctgataCGATAATAGCTTCAAAATTATACCAATGGACGCCAAAAAtcacttgttttcttttaggaTTCTTAAGATGATGCAGATTGTTGGATCCCACAAAGCTGTGAATAGGATGTCTCCGTCGGCTTTGGCAGCTTGCATGGCCCCACTCCTTCTCCGACCTCTTCTTCTCGGTGAATGTGAAATTGACAATGACTTTAGTATGGCTGGGGATGGTTCATTCCAGCTGCTtcaagctgcagctgctgccaaCCATGCTCAAGCAATCGTCATCATTATGCTCGAGGAATATGATCAGATATTTGATGTATCCTCCTTTTCCTTTATGTATTCCTTATATACAGACAAGtttcatttgaatttataCTCCATCGACACTTCAAGAATTCTAATTCAGAAATACCTATATAGGACTTGAATGATGGTTCATGTTCTTCAGATGCATATACTGAGTCCGAAGATGGTGATTTTGACAAAGAATATTCCACAGAGAATGATGTCCCTGAAGAGGATGGCTCTTATGATTCTGGTGAGGATAACATTGAAGAAGACATGGATGATAATACTGAGCATTCCTCTGGTGCCAGTGAATGTGACAACAACATTAGGAGCAATGTCTCTGATGACAAGGTATTTCAACTAGTCAATGTTTTAGTTTCAAGCATTACATgagttttttgaataagacgcaTGGCCAAACACATGCCAAAAAGTCGACtgcgtcatctattaaaacaCGGAGGGATTAGTGGAATACATCCGTTTAGTTTAAACCATAATATGCTTAAATGTTTAAACTAGACCATGTTagtagtgaacctttaatgtaTGTAAACTAGAAAATGCTAAAAGGCAATATGGGATTGTTATGCCACTGCAATTGTAGAAAGAACTACAATAGCTGCTACCCCACTATCTGCTATAGTTTTTTATGCTTTAGATCAATGGTGTCTGCAATTCCTAGGTTACCTCTGAAAAATCATGGCCAAAGTTATAGTAGTGTTTCAACCTAACTTAGAATTGAAAGGCTAATCTTTCATAGGATGCTTGCTAGTACTATATGCTCCAAAAATCTTCTTGAAGTTTGTAACATTGTTCTGACAAGAACGACTTGTTCACAGTAACTCAATGACTTGAGATGTCAAAATGAATACGACCATATATTACAGCTCCACAACCGTGTACAAACCTTTAATAAGTAACTGGTGATTGACATGGTTAAGTATATTGATTGCCTATACTTACATCTTTGTCTCTGACTTAATGCTCTTGTCATTTGTATGTCACTCTTACTGTACATTGATACATATTTtgtaggttaaaaaaaattactctgGCACGGCATCTAATGGCAATGTTCAGGGCTTACAACCTCCTACAAAAGCCGCAAAAAATGGTGCGGCAAGGGAAGACACTAATCAAATTTCTTCTGTTCCACCAGTGGAGAACACTTCCCAAATGGAGAGCAATGATCCATCCACTCGAAAACAACAATTGTACGAGTCAAATGGATCTACAGATCAAACAGAAAAGTTGAATGTtcactcatcatcatcaagagCAAAATTTATGGAGAAATCATGCATCTCAAGAAATAAGAGCAAAAGGACCTCATGGGGCCGTACTTCAGTATGTACAGTTGTTGTTTGCGTACTCCTACACAGTAATGAGAGTAGGACAATCTCATGATTtgagtaaaatatattctttacAGGCAAGAAAGGACATGTCAGCTGATGAGATTGACTATTGCAGTGATGATGAGTAAGTATCCAGCTATATATTCTTGTTTTCTGTTGTTGGAAGAGTTCCAGAAATATACTTTAGATGccccaaattatttttccactTGCAATTATACCTCCTCGCAGCTCTCCTTTCTTTCTCGCAATAACTAACTACTCCTTTTATGGTGGACCAACAGTGGGAATAATTGACTTTGGTTAGGGTAACCATGTGAATAAGTAATATTTCttattgttttagtttttacttGTCACCTCACTTGTCTTCATTGTGGTAATTATATGTATGGGATGCTTATGATAATATGGTATCGATAACTTTTAACTATAAAAGGTTTTTCACATTTTCTGGTCGCCCATCATTTTCATGTAATTCCCTTCCACTCCCATTAGGATCAGTAGTGGATAGTGGAAAAGGAAGGGCTTGTGAAGTTAAAATACAAGAACACTTCCATAATCATTCCTGGAATATTTTGGGTCTTCCATTATATGATTGGTGATTTTGTACCATTTAGAGTTTACCTCTTATCTTTCattagcatattttaaaatatcaaaacaGGAACAGTAggaaacttttaaaaaaggagaaagatcTCGGGTAGCTTTTTACACTGTTGATAACTTTTgaattatttcttttaatttaaatttccaaCTAGGACTCTTATTGAGAAGCTTGAGAACAACAAGATGGATCTTCAATCTAAAATTACAAAGGAGGTACACCCCTTTCCCTAGTATCACAGATTGTGTACCAACAGATTCTCCTGCATGAGGTGATGTGCTGTCTATTTCAGGTGAAAGAAAATTCAATCCTCCAGGGAAGTCTCgaaagaaggaaagaagaatTGCACGAACGTCGTTTAGCACTTGAAAAAGAAGTAAGAGCGCAAACTATGGAAaagtactatatttttgtttctagaAAGAGAACACCAGGTAGATTTATGATTGAGTCTCTTTGTCTCCATAAGATACTTACATTTATATAAAGAACaccagatttttttatacattatCAATATCTGGTTAAAATATGCACTCTCTGTTAAACGAAAAATGTTTTTGCATTCAACAGGTGGAAAATTTGCGAGATCAGCTACAGAAGGAGAGAAGTTTGAGGGCCTCATTGGAGTCTGGGTTGATGAATTTGCGAAGAGGGCAAGTGTCCTTGCCATCGACAATTGATAGcaaggttttattttttttaaaaaaaaatcgttgtTGAGTTAAAGTGCAAGTGTTTTTTTCACCATTTGAAAAGTTTTTGTTCTGGTAATAAAAGACTAAGGCTGATCTTGAGGAAGTTTCTACTGCTGAAGCTGATATTTTGAACTTGAAGCAAAAGGTTTCCGATCTCCGTGGACAACTCAACAACCAGGTCCAGATGAGCTGCACCTCATTATGTGACTCATGCAACAAACGACTCCTAAATACAGACAAGCTTTCCGAGTAAGAATTTATTTCAGCATTCTGTGGCATTTTAGCGCTGTAATTAGAATTGTGAGTAATGTAAAGGGAACATACTTGTCGATTACTTTTGTGCAGAGATGAACAGAATACTGCATCATCAAATGTTGGGCCCAATTCTATCTCTGACATGGTAAGGCTCTGAGAGCCAAATGTTAATttaggagaggagaggaatgGGATGAACTCTATTGCAATTGAGTTAGGAACATACTAGCGGAATACCCATGCTTTGCAATggagaaatatgaattatatgcaTGCTAGTATTGTTTGaaataacttgtattttagatataaaaaatagaaccaatatATAGAactattttgtatattttatacataaagGGGTAGTTGGCAAGACAATATATACAATAGAGTTGATGGATGGCAGATTTCAATGCAATCACCGTTAACTTCTTTTAGAATAATATAGACATTTGTACAATAGATgggaaaatattaaaatacctatggcatatatattattcccTTAACACTATACACTATTTAGTCTGGGACGACTAAATAGTCCTAGAGTAGATGTTTTTGAAACTGTGCTACCAAGTTAATTAGTCACAGTAGCAAATGCGTAGGAAGAAAAGAACTAAATATCTTTGTTGCATCACAATCTTGCATATTTCATTGCTGTAGATAACCAAGGGAAAAAACAAGATACATAGCAAATATCCAGCTCAATGAAGTTAACATGAGTACACAATCAATTGTATCATTAAGTTATTTTTGTCACATTTCAGGCTGATATTGAGCAATACAGGAAGCAAACCAGACAACATATGAGTTCGGGAGgtaaaattgataaatatactTCCCtcttcatattttaaagaaataaatccAAATAAGCAACACTCTCAGTTGTTcaaaatcttttgtttttcctagGTATGGCATCCAATGAGCAATCAAGCACCTTCGGCCAAAGGGCTCAAAGATTGTTGTCTTCTAAGGGTGAGATTGTGAAGGATGGCCAAGATGGATCATTTACATCAAAGTGGAACTTGGCACAGAAACAATACTCAAATAATCCACTATTAGGAAGACTTGGATCAAATGCCTATTCGGGTACTAGACCAGAGGTAATCTCACTGACTCCTTACCAATATCAGTTCTAGCCATCAAGATTGCTACTTTGTGTTTCTTATAAGCACACTGTTATTGTTACCGTCACTCAATACAAATGCGGTTGTTACTACCACTTTAGTGGATTGAAGTTTGTGCTAACCGTATGTGCTTGCTATCATTTCAGGACTCTGGGGCTGTACCATTTGCATTAGCCAAGCTGACAAGCCGGCtcaattttttgaaagaaagaagggcGCTTCTTGCAAGCGAGAtgcaaaacttaaatttggctCGCCCGCCAGGGCCTACAGCTCCAACTCCAAAGAGAGATTCTACTTGAGAAGTGGGGAATTTTGACATGGCATCATTCTCATATCCTGCTTGTGGAAAGATGGAGATGACGCAATACTATACCTAACCACATTTATACCCAGTCCGAGATGCATCAtcatgtaagaaaaaaaagaggatgcTGGTGATATTTACATAAATCGTTGATTGGACAAACATCCAAAGTTCTAGGCAAACATAATCTGTAAATTTCTCGTGTTATCGTGATTTTACCACGGATGTTTCGTAAGTATTTGCCGCAAAATTGTTTTATCTGGCTTGTGCCATTGCACGTAGAAAAGAGAGAACCTTTACGAT from Oryza brachyantha chromosome 3, ObraRS2, whole genome shotgun sequence carries:
- the LOC102715274 gene encoding rho GTPase-activating protein REN1-like isoform X1: MSASEFRIPYQQVSSSQPAENAGQYKVCRCGEGDPNIQSTDTSETGDSSPTSCPNCQVLKSGHLLLSSKGIGWTTWKKRWFILTRASLVFFRSDPNAPPRGNEPIVTLGGIDLNNSGSVVVKEDRKLLTVLFPDSRDGRTFTLKAETTEELNEWKSALENALAHAPAAANTVGQNPIFSTDIAEPTEAPSEQPEDKSVIGRPAEFSLVDADGSPAFLEKALKFIEDYGVKVEGILRQSADVEEVKRRVRDYEKGKIEFSQEEDAHVIGDCIKYVLREMPSSPVPAPCCTALVGAYRTDKTRRLDAMNKVIYEVFPEPNRELLQRILKMMQIVGSHKAVNRMSPSALAACMAPLLLRPLLLGECEIDNDFSMAGDGSFQLLQAAAAANHAQAIVIIMLEEYDQIFDDLNDGSCSSDAYTESEDGDFDKEYSTENDVPEEDGSYDSGEDNIEEDMDDNTEHSSGASECDNNIRSNVSDDKVKKNYSGTASNGNVQGLQPPTKAAKNGAAREDTNQISSVPPVENTSQMESNDPSTRKQQLYESNGSTDQTEKLNVHSSSSRAKFMEKSCISRNKSKRTSWGRTSARKDMSADEIDYCSDDETLIEKLENNKMDLQSKITKEVKENSILQGSLERRKEELHERRLALEKEVENLRDQLQKERSLRASLESGLMNLRRGQVSLPSTIDSKTKADLEEVSTAEADILNLKQKVSDLRGQLNNQVQMSCTSLCDSCNKRLLNTDKLSEDEQNTASSNVGPNSISDMADIEQYRKQTRQHMSSGGMASNEQSSTFGQRAQRLLSSKGEIVKDGQDGSFTSKWNLAQKQYSNNPLLGRLGSNAYSGTRPEDSGAVPFALAKLTSRLNFLKERRALLASEMQNLNLARPPGPTAPTPKRDST
- the LOC102715274 gene encoding rho GTPase-activating protein REN1-like isoform X2; this translates as MSASEFRIPYQQVSSSQPAENAGQYKVCRCGEGDPNIQSTDTSETGDSSPTSCPNCQVLKSGHLLLSSKGIGWTTWKKRWFILTRASLVFFRSDPNAPPRGNEPIVTLGGIDLNNSGSVVVKEDRKLLTVLFPDSRDGRTFTLKAETTEELNEWKSALENALAHAPAAANTVGQNPIFSTDIAEPTEAPSEQPEDKSVIGRPAEFSLVDADGSPAFLEKALKFIEDYGVKVEGILRQSADVEEVKRRVRDYEKGKIEFSQEEDAHVIGDCIKYVLREMPSSPVPAPCCTALVGAYRTDKTRRLDAMNKVIYEVFPEPNRELLQRILKMMQIVGSHKAVNRMSPSALAACMAPLLLRPLLLGECEIDNDFSMAGDGSFQLLQAAAAANHAQAIVIIMLEEYDQIFDDLNDGSCSSDAYTESEDGDFDKEYSTENDVPEEDGSYDSGEDNIEEDMDDNTEHSSGASECDNNIRSNVSDDKVKKNYSGTASNGNVQGLQPPTKAAKNGAAREDTNQISSVPPVENTSQMESNDPSTRKQQLYESNGSTDQTEKLNVHSSSSRAKFMEKSCISRNKSKRTSWGRTSARKDMSADEIDYCSDDETLIEKLENNKMDLQSKITKEVKENSILQGSLERRKEELHERRLALEKEVENLRDQLQKERSLRASLESGLMNLRRGQVSLPSTIDSKQKVSDLRGQLNNQVQMSCTSLCDSCNKRLLNTDKLSEDEQNTASSNVGPNSISDMADIEQYRKQTRQHMSSGGMASNEQSSTFGQRAQRLLSSKGEIVKDGQDGSFTSKWNLAQKQYSNNPLLGRLGSNAYSGTRPEDSGAVPFALAKLTSRLNFLKERRALLASEMQNLNLARPPGPTAPTPKRDST